From Micropterus dolomieu isolate WLL.071019.BEF.003 ecotype Adirondacks unplaced genomic scaffold, ASM2129224v1 contig_14466, whole genome shotgun sequence, a single genomic window includes:
- the LOC123966870 gene encoding olfactory receptor 142-like yields the protein MMIMINSTQVSYFALDAYFDTGLFKYLYFIFILSLYMSILCVNLLLIVVICMNRSLHEPMYLFLCSLFVNELYGSTGLFPFLLLQILSDIHTVSAPFCFLQILCVYSYGSVQFTNLAVISYDRYLAICCPLQYHAHMTSNKVTMLVAVIWLPPFFAVFLTICLSASLQLCGNIINQVYCDNYSIIKLACYDTSVNNVYELIAFSLTVFAPMSVIFYTYMRILKVCFSGSKQTRQKAVSTCTPHLASLLNFAFGSCFLILQSRFNMNSVPNMMRIFLSLYFFTCQPLFNPLMYGLNMSKIRIICKCLLLRSVEKCRSSHRFVHSE from the coding sequence ATGATGATCATGATAAACTCTACACAGGTTTCATATTTTGCACTCGATGCCTACTTTGACACCGGGCTTTTTAAATacttatatttcattttcattttgtctttataTATGTCAATTCTTTGTGTGAATCTTTTGCTCATTGTGGTTATCTGTATGAACAGAAGCTTACATGAACCTATGTACCTTTTTCTGTGCAGCCTGTTTGTAAATGAGCTGTATGGTAGTACAGGGTTGTTTCCATTCCTTCTGCTTCAGATTCTCtctgacattcacactgtttctGCTCCCTTTTGTTTCCTGCAGATTTTATGTGTGTATTCTTATGGAAGTGTACAATTTACCAACTTAGCTGTCATTTCTTATGACAGATACCTTGCTATCTGCTGTCCTCTACAGTATCATGCACATATGACATCAAATAAGGTTACCATGCTTGTTGCTGTTATATGGTTACCtcctttttttgctgtttttctcacAATATGCCTGAGTGCTTCTTTACAGCTGTGTGGGAACATCATTAATCAAGTCTACTGTGACAACTACTCTATCATAAAACTGGCTTGCTATGACACCAGTGTGAATAATGTCTATGAACTCATTGCTTTTTCTCTCACAGTCTTTGCTCCGATGTCTGTAATATTTTACACGTACATGAGGATtcttaaagtttgtttttctggttctAAACAGACCAGACAAAAAGCTGTCAGTACCTGCACTCCTCACCTTGCTTCTCTGCTTAACTTTGCTTTTGGCTCTTGCTTTCTAATATTGCAGAGCAGGTTTAACATGAACAGTGTGCCGAATATGATGCgaatatttttatcattgtatttttttacatgTCAACCGCTCTTCAACCCTTTAATGTACGGCCTCAATATGTCCAAAATACGCATTATATGTAAATGTCTGCTTTTAAGGTCTGTTGAGAAGTGCAGATCATCCCATAGATTTGTTCACAGTGAGTAA